Proteins encoded within one genomic window of Humulus lupulus chromosome 1, drHumLupu1.1, whole genome shotgun sequence:
- the LOC133812567 gene encoding cold-regulated 413 plasma membrane protein 4-like: MEMGYTDLVSYLSDSSKGFSSGHSRTTFQWGGTLCALLLLILNRTRERRSSLQTTLIVFYLLTSLPNGLFNIFRGGFGYWVSFLAIAAHLFFPTIIPVSRFILFVITPDYVAKGLRETSAGSIFCLIIGILLVLTTFKGGRELDFCENRCHCFCYVCCLALLLLFTILLWN; the protein is encoded by the exons ATGGAAATGGGGTATACTGATTTGGTCTCATATTTATCTGATTCTTCAAAAGGATTCAGCTCCGGCCATAGCCGAACCACCTTTCAATGGGGTGGAACCCTCTGTGCCTT ATTATTGTTGATCTTAAATCGAACAAGGGAGCGCAGATCATCTTTACAAACTACTCTTATAGTGTTTTATCTCTTGACAAGTTTGCCAAACGGGCTCTTCAATATTTTTAG AGGAGGATTTGGTTACTGGGTTTCCTTTCTTGCTATTGCAGCTCACCTCTTCTTCCCAACGATAATTCCAG TTTCCCGTTTCATTCTCTTTGTCATAACACCTGATTATGTAGCCAAGGGACTGCGCGAAACCTCTGCTGGGAGCATATTTTGTCTCATCATCGGTATCTTACTTGTTCTAACAACATTCAAGGGTGGTAGAGAACTTGATTTCTGTGAAAACCGCTGTCATTGCTTTTGTTATGTTTGTTGTTTGGCATTGCTCCTTTTGTTTACCATACTTCTATGGAATTAG